The Paenibacillus sp. YPG26 genome includes a window with the following:
- a CDS encoding non-ribosomal peptide synthetase → MQQKAWWEEDEMPFELEDAAVESAGTAEPSGVMEETSGRDIAIIGMAAHLPNAEDVRQFWEQLMSSCDAVGPFPESRRGDVESMLAGTKLPKGKVSYYDGAYLEGIDRFDHRFFRLSPKEAALMSPNQRLWLETAWSAIEDAGYGGRKLSGSRTGVYVGYNGDAFHDYKRLIAERDPAALSTAIPGNLSSIVAGRLSYLLDLKGPAMTVDTACSSSLLALHLAVQALRSGECEMALVGGVKTYLLPVDMGIRIGIESSDSRARTFDNSSDGTGGGEGAGAVLLKPLGRALRDRDAIYAVIKGSAVNQDGASVGITAPNVLAQEEVIMQAWRDAAVEPGTIGYIEAHGTGTRLGDPIEIAGITQAFRHYTDRRQFCAVGSIKTNFGHLDTAAGIVGLIKTALTLHHGTIPPMLHFREPNQAIPFVDSPVYVNDLPREWHQENGNPRRAGISSFGMSGTNVHAVLEEAPGAEALYEAEPEGTDRDALRVLALSAKSGAALQRLVERYALFLEEEGPGRIRLRDICYTANTGRGHYDYRAALTADSVGELAGKLRSLAEVLAAAQASGESGYACRSVSSDVWTGRADEPGAAGYTEDELKGLSPGDLCRAYVSGGSWDWTPLYQESDCRKVHLPTYPFERTRCWVAEPAGDEDYRLPDGWADASVSAYSAQTAAEQPEQDFIRLTGRSSSDGGYSDTERIVAEVWGRVLGFAEIGVQEHYYELGGDSILALQIAEQLSRRLSREVNVAGLLAYPTIETLSAHLDESLLAAEAVLDTASVGTDANSAVAASHEGSGQAGADQADWIEHPLSRSQLRIYLASQQAEADLHFNMPMAYAIDGPLDVERLRAAFVRLSERHESLRTTFGWSDAGEPVQLIHPLAVAEVEQQQAVSESDWAGSAAAFVRPFDVSQLPLFRVGVVSASGDRHLLLLDTHHLIADGASLALLLQELTALYGGLALPSSTADYREYVSWQREQAESPALLKQRDYWLGEVLTGTLPQLRLPLDYSRPKTRTMQGRMYRFTVGAETVESLRDLAKRQHQSLHTVLFSLYTLLLSRYTGQDDLIVGSLVNGREQAEFRRTIGLFINFLPVRIRARAGMTFAELLEEVGRRTTEAYTHGGFPYDEMAAALNAVANRSRNPLYDTMLVYHNHAAGSERFEAGGLTFAEYPLERDSSALDVKMDLFPGADGTLRGVIEYDSALFQEATIARMAEHYCRLAALADSGTGTAVDHFELFEPEEADELERRRRLNDGAASAPKRHLAVRVASTFTAEPVAKPLRDWLASFGFAPDVSFAPYNQVFQQLMTDADPEQWPAGGASVVLVRPEDWLAAGIEAEAGLVRLEDDFERLFTLLGSRSGQGPQLVAVMPFDRNGPLRGISPEAAEAWHSRLRTLAAAAPTVHLLDVEDTAVRYRVREIEDPVAFEVGRIPYTEPYFAAVGTEIARALIGWQGHPFKVIVVDADHTLWRGVVGEDGVAGLVVSPPFAAFQQLLLRKRSEGHLLALCSKNNEADLWEVFEQHPDMVLRKEHFSAWRVNWQSKPVNIRELAEELNLGLDSFMFIDDNAAECLATMSVCPEVLTLKLPQEHEIPAFLEHVWAWDRLRVTEEDRMRATGYDAERKRQSAANAGETLENYLQSLELKVGMRPLALEETERAAQLTVRTNQFNLNGIRRTEADIRGFLQAEGSHVWIVEAADRYGEYGRIGLVAAEVQGEALVLSQFLLSCRVLGRGVEQAVSAGLKRIALENGCTELRAAFRRTAKNKPFERFLTEAGWNPIGIRATGGEGIEAAASGDGIAASCHIVLSSVPDVPAHIDFLEGVRLGSDEAYSETAAANGGPAPGAAVATLEHSAAAAVTATEAAMSTVAGTAVSLPSNTADSDSPFSEQPYDWVVPYENEALLLHQSYVLPLRYADASAIVSMPSGDREGSDAGGVTKLPYEPPANETEAAVAELWELLLSGGPYGRSDHFFDCGGNSLQAASLVSHFVRTFGIRVSLVDLFEHAQLKQMAKLVAGPRTQASPEEAAMIKAAPQAELYGVSSAQRRMYFLQQFDPASTAYNIPAVLRLHGALDRNRLRLAFRQLAERHEALRTCFVLQDGEPCQRINMEAVVHLEEQAASGDEQLQRAIRGFVRPFDLERGPLFRAGLIITPDGEQTLVFDIHHIVADGVSVNVLLDDFLALYEGVKLPPLKLQYKDYAVWQRAEQASGRYEEPLRGWLRRFEGAVPKLELPVDRTRPAVKSQEGAQLVIKLGREQADGITRLAQQAGATPFMVLLAAYAAWLMRLSRQTDVVIGTPVAGRMLPETERMVGVFVNPLPMRLSAEPEHTFVQLLASVKEEVLQALDRQDAPFEELVDRLGLARDTSRSPLFDAMFSMLNMAHGGLSSANLSATPVSFDFGVTQFDIGLSALEEADGLTLTVQYAAAIYRPDTMERWIDAFLAIVDSILRDSGVKLADIDLMSEAERQVVTEQFNATEAAFPAELTLPDMFRQQAERTPERIAAVFGDGESLTYRELDARASRIARTLLDSGLAPEEPVGLMAERSSAMLAGMLGILKAGGAYVPLPPAFPAERLRYMADDCGLRIVCTQRQWLSAAEQAAPEARLLDLDDAGSSAKNIGAAADIPAGLAKPEGLAYILYTSGSTGRPKGVMIRHRSVINRLNWMQKAYPLGKEDVILQKTPYSFDVSVWELFWWALAGASAAFLEPDAEKDPGAIAEAIAKHKVTTMHFVPSMLAAFLEAAQQEPQELLRERLGTLKHVFASGEALHRSHVDRFYALLRPLGLTDVKLINLYGPTEATVDVTVHECEAESELDFVPIGRPIDNTSLYVISDGGQPLPIGVPGELCIAGVQLAAGYVNCPDLTAEKFVPHPYKPGEVMYRTGDLARWMADGQLQYLGRIDDQVKIRGYRIELGEIERTLLLHDAVSEAVAAVREDGRGGQRLIGYIVADRDCPAVELRKHCGDRLPTYMIPEAFVQLEAMPLTASGKADRKSLPEPESELSTGTAYAAPTTETEVKLADLWAELLGCDKVGTNDNFFELGGHSLKAAALTAAIQQHFAVRLPLKDMFVYPTIRELAAHIQSGSLEAATAPIPRAGSKPYYPAMPAQIQMLMDEARTPGSLVYHIPTVLALTGRLDADKLRASLDKLIERHEALRLTFVQVEGTIAQVVRDRIEAPFEVIAPSDFFGSDTTGNEVDAVLRWLKPFNTAEGPLFRACLVPRGEERYLLLFDIHHAVSDGTSVALLMSELIDLYEDRTLPPVQAQITDYSEWLAHSLTAQERERQRAYWLQQFEEAVPVLAWPTRRGREELADPSARTEAGRYRFSITGERLGAVERLAQDSGATLSMVLFAAYQALLGHWNGTADVVTGVPTAGRSHPDLARTSGLLLQTFAVRNRPQVALAFADWLKEVKESMLQAFDHAGLTTEELIGLLDERGQITWDPTRHPLFDTMFVMQNMDTPPAQSGDMLWETLDYRFTGAKLDLVLEAVERGGRLELVFEYRSRLFPEETIIRMAENFLQLLEHAASEPQMTLESLAGMLPSVLPEGTKPTDSSAAVHDGGQEELDLFAEDFSF, encoded by the coding sequence TTGCAACAAAAAGCTTGGTGGGAAGAGGATGAAATGCCGTTCGAGCTTGAGGATGCGGCTGTGGAGTCAGCTGGGACTGCGGAGCCTTCAGGCGTCATGGAGGAGACCTCCGGCCGGGATATCGCCATTATCGGTATGGCGGCCCATCTGCCGAATGCGGAGGATGTAAGGCAATTTTGGGAGCAGCTGATGTCGTCCTGCGACGCGGTCGGCCCGTTCCCCGAATCGCGTCGTGGCGATGTGGAGTCGATGCTCGCCGGCACGAAGCTGCCTAAGGGCAAGGTTTCGTACTACGATGGCGCTTATTTGGAGGGGATTGACCGGTTCGATCACCGCTTTTTCCGACTCTCGCCCAAAGAGGCGGCTCTGATGAGCCCGAATCAGCGTCTGTGGCTGGAGACGGCATGGAGCGCCATCGAGGATGCGGGTTACGGCGGGCGCAAGCTCTCCGGCAGCCGAACCGGCGTGTATGTCGGCTATAACGGAGATGCGTTCCACGATTACAAGCGGTTGATCGCGGAGAGGGACCCGGCTGCGCTGTCAACGGCTATTCCGGGCAACCTGTCGTCAATCGTTGCGGGTAGACTGTCCTATCTGCTCGACCTCAAAGGGCCGGCTATGACGGTAGATACCGCATGCTCGTCTTCACTGCTTGCGCTTCACCTTGCAGTGCAGGCGCTGCGCAGCGGCGAGTGCGAGATGGCGCTGGTCGGCGGCGTCAAAACGTACCTGCTTCCCGTCGATATGGGCATTCGGATCGGCATTGAATCCTCGGACTCCCGCGCACGGACATTCGATAACTCATCGGACGGCACTGGCGGCGGGGAAGGTGCGGGAGCGGTGCTGCTCAAGCCGCTCGGCCGGGCGCTGCGCGACCGGGATGCGATCTATGCGGTGATCAAAGGCAGCGCGGTGAACCAGGACGGTGCATCTGTCGGCATTACGGCGCCGAACGTGCTGGCGCAGGAAGAAGTCATTATGCAGGCTTGGCGGGATGCCGCAGTTGAGCCGGGGACGATCGGTTATATCGAAGCTCACGGCACCGGGACCCGCCTGGGCGACCCGATTGAGATTGCCGGCATAACGCAGGCTTTCCGCCATTACACGGATCGGAGACAGTTCTGCGCGGTTGGCTCCATCAAGACGAACTTTGGCCACCTGGATACAGCGGCGGGTATTGTGGGTCTGATCAAGACAGCGTTGACACTTCATCACGGCACAATTCCTCCGATGCTGCATTTCCGCGAGCCGAATCAGGCGATTCCGTTCGTTGACTCTCCGGTGTACGTCAACGACCTGCCGCGGGAATGGCACCAGGAGAACGGCAATCCGCGCCGGGCGGGGATCAGCTCGTTCGGTATGAGCGGGACAAATGTGCACGCGGTGCTGGAGGAGGCACCGGGAGCTGAAGCTCTGTATGAAGCGGAGCCCGAAGGTACGGACAGAGACGCGCTGCGGGTGCTGGCGCTGTCCGCGAAGAGCGGGGCGGCTCTGCAGCGTCTGGTAGAGCGGTATGCTCTGTTCCTGGAGGAGGAGGGACCCGGTCGTATTCGGCTGCGCGATATTTGCTATACGGCGAATACGGGCAGAGGACATTACGACTATCGCGCCGCGCTCACGGCGGATTCCGTAGGCGAACTGGCAGGCAAGCTCCGCTCGCTCGCTGAGGTTCTAGCCGCAGCACAAGCATCTGGCGAAAGCGGGTACGCTTGCCGAAGCGTCTCTTCTGACGTTTGGACCGGGCGGGCTGACGAGCCGGGAGCGGCGGGATATACGGAAGATGAGCTTAAGGGGCTGTCACCCGGGGATCTGTGCCGGGCTTACGTGTCTGGCGGAAGCTGGGATTGGACGCCGCTGTATCAGGAATCAGACTGCCGAAAAGTCCATCTTCCCACGTATCCGTTCGAGCGGACCCGCTGCTGGGTGGCAGAGCCGGCAGGGGATGAGGACTACCGCTTGCCGGACGGATGGGCGGACGCCTCTGTATCCGCCTATTCTGCCCAAACCGCAGCGGAGCAGCCGGAGCAGGACTTCATACGCCTGACCGGCCGTTCCTCGAGCGACGGCGGTTACTCGGATACCGAGCGCATAGTCGCTGAAGTCTGGGGACGCGTGCTGGGCTTCGCGGAGATCGGCGTACAAGAGCATTACTACGAGCTGGGCGGCGACTCGATTCTGGCGCTGCAGATTGCCGAGCAGCTCTCCCGGCGGCTAAGCAGGGAAGTCAATGTTGCCGGGCTGCTTGCATATCCGACAATCGAGACGCTGTCCGCTCATCTGGATGAGAGCCTTCTGGCGGCTGAGGCCGTGCTGGATACGGCTTCAGTCGGCACTGATGCTAATAGTGCGGTGGCCGCATCCCACGAGGGGAGCGGACAGGCGGGAGCGGACCAGGCTGATTGGATTGAGCACCCATTATCGCGGTCCCAGCTCCGTATCTATCTGGCGAGCCAGCAAGCGGAAGCCGATCTTCATTTCAATATGCCAATGGCTTATGCCATAGACGGTCCGCTGGACGTGGAGCGGCTTCGGGCTGCTTTTGTCCGGCTATCCGAGAGGCATGAGAGCCTGCGTACCACATTCGGATGGTCGGACGCCGGTGAACCGGTGCAGCTGATACATCCGCTGGCGGTTGCGGAGGTGGAGCAGCAACAGGCGGTATCCGAATCCGATTGGGCCGGCAGTGCAGCGGCCTTTGTCCGGCCGTTCGACGTGTCGCAGCTTCCGTTATTCCGGGTTGGAGTCGTCTCGGCGTCCGGGGATCGGCATCTGCTGCTGCTGGATACGCATCATCTTATTGCGGACGGAGCTTCTCTCGCTCTGCTGCTTCAGGAGCTGACTGCTTTGTATGGCGGTCTTGCCCTTCCTTCGAGCACGGCGGATTACCGCGAGTATGTAAGCTGGCAGCGGGAACAAGCAGAATCTCCCGCGCTGCTGAAGCAGCGGGACTACTGGCTGGGGGAAGTGCTGACAGGTACGCTTCCACAGCTTCGCCTGCCGCTCGACTATTCCCGTCCGAAGACGAGAACCATGCAGGGAAGGATGTATCGTTTCACAGTGGGGGCGGAGACGGTGGAGTCGCTTCGGGATTTGGCCAAAAGACAGCATCAATCGCTGCACACCGTGCTGTTCTCACTCTATACCCTGCTGCTGAGCCGGTATACCGGTCAGGATGACCTGATCGTCGGCTCGCTTGTGAACGGAAGGGAGCAGGCGGAATTCCGGCGTACGATTGGATTGTTCATCAATTTCCTGCCGGTGCGCATCCGCGCGCGGGCCGGGATGACATTTGCCGAACTATTGGAAGAAGTCGGCCGGAGGACGACCGAAGCCTATACCCATGGCGGATTCCCGTACGATGAGATGGCAGCGGCTCTGAACGCGGTCGCGAACCGGTCGCGCAACCCGCTGTACGACACGATGCTCGTGTATCACAATCACGCTGCGGGCAGTGAGCGTTTCGAAGCGGGCGGCCTGACATTTGCCGAATATCCGCTTGAGCGGGACTCCTCCGCACTGGATGTCAAAATGGATCTGTTCCCCGGAGCCGATGGTACCCTGCGCGGCGTGATTGAGTACGACTCGGCGCTGTTCCAGGAGGCGACCATTGCCCGGATGGCGGAGCATTATTGCCGCCTTGCGGCGCTTGCGGATTCAGGTACTGGTACGGCGGTTGACCACTTCGAGCTGTTCGAGCCCGAGGAGGCGGATGAGCTGGAACGCAGACGCCGATTGAACGACGGGGCAGCTTCCGCTCCAAAGCGTCATCTGGCAGTTCGCGTCGCGTCAACGTTCACGGCAGAACCGGTTGCCAAGCCGCTGCGGGATTGGCTCGCCTCGTTTGGCTTTGCGCCAGATGTGAGTTTTGCGCCGTATAATCAGGTCTTCCAGCAGTTGATGACCGATGCCGATCCGGAGCAGTGGCCAGCCGGCGGCGCGAGCGTTGTGCTTGTCCGTCCAGAAGACTGGCTTGCGGCAGGTATAGAGGCGGAGGCTGGGCTGGTACGCCTGGAGGATGACTTCGAGCGGCTGTTCACCCTGCTTGGCAGCCGGTCCGGTCAAGGGCCGCAGCTCGTAGCGGTCATGCCTTTTGACCGGAACGGCCCGCTTCGCGGTATCTCACCGGAGGCAGCCGAGGCCTGGCACAGCCGGCTGCGCACGCTTGCCGCGGCGGCGCCGACCGTGCACCTGCTGGATGTAGAAGATACAGCTGTACGCTACCGGGTGCGGGAGATTGAAGATCCGGTGGCGTTCGAAGTGGGGAGGATTCCGTATACGGAGCCGTATTTTGCGGCCGTGGGAACGGAGATTGCCCGGGCATTGATCGGGTGGCAAGGCCATCCATTCAAGGTTATTGTCGTTGATGCCGACCACACGCTGTGGCGCGGGGTAGTCGGGGAAGACGGCGTAGCGGGGCTTGTGGTATCCCCGCCATTCGCCGCATTCCAGCAGCTGCTGCTGCGGAAGCGAAGCGAAGGGCATTTGCTGGCGCTGTGCAGCAAGAACAATGAGGCTGATCTGTGGGAGGTGTTCGAGCAGCATCCGGATATGGTGCTTCGCAAGGAGCATTTCTCTGCATGGCGGGTCAACTGGCAGTCTAAACCCGTGAACATCCGCGAGCTGGCGGAGGAGCTGAACCTGGGACTAGACAGCTTCATGTTCATCGATGACAATGCGGCCGAGTGCTTGGCAACGATGTCCGTATGCCCGGAGGTGCTGACGCTTAAGCTTCCACAAGAACACGAGATCCCGGCGTTCCTGGAGCATGTGTGGGCTTGGGACCGGCTGCGCGTAACCGAGGAAGACCGGATGCGTGCAACTGGCTACGATGCGGAGCGTAAGCGGCAATCGGCGGCTAACGCAGGCGAGACGCTGGAGAACTACCTGCAGAGTCTGGAGCTGAAAGTCGGCATGCGTCCACTTGCGCTGGAAGAGACGGAGCGGGCGGCGCAGCTGACGGTGCGGACGAACCAGTTCAACCTGAACGGCATCCGGCGGACGGAAGCGGATATTCGTGGCTTCCTGCAAGCGGAAGGCTCGCATGTATGGATTGTTGAGGCGGCTGACCGTTATGGCGAGTACGGCCGGATCGGCCTCGTGGCTGCGGAGGTGCAGGGGGAAGCGCTTGTGCTCAGTCAGTTCCTGCTAAGCTGCCGCGTGCTGGGCCGGGGGGTTGAGCAGGCGGTATCGGCAGGACTGAAGCGGATCGCACTGGAGAACGGCTGCACCGAGCTTCGCGCTGCCTTCCGGCGAACCGCCAAGAACAAGCCGTTCGAACGCTTCTTAACAGAAGCAGGCTGGAATCCGATCGGAATCCGGGCAACTGGCGGAGAAGGGATTGAAGCTGCGGCTTCAGGAGACGGAATTGCGGCTTCTTGCCATATCGTACTGTCCAGTGTGCCTGATGTCCCGGCGCATATTGACTTCCTTGAAGGTGTACGGCTTGGCTCAGATGAGGCTTATAGTGAAACGGCGGCTGCGAACGGAGGACCTGCGCCGGGAGCGGCGGTGGCCACGCTGGAGCACTCGGCTGCGGCTGCCGTTACGGCTACGGAAGCTGCAATGTCCACCGTCGCAGGTACCGCTGTTAGTCTCCCAAGTAACACTGCGGATAGCGACAGCCCGTTCAGCGAACAGCCATACGATTGGGTAGTGCCGTATGAGAATGAGGCGCTGCTTCTGCATCAGTCGTACGTGCTGCCGCTGCGCTACGCCGATGCTTCGGCTATAGTGTCGATGCCGAGCGGAGATAGGGAAGGCTCAGATGCGGGTGGCGTCACGAAGCTTCCATACGAGCCTCCGGCCAACGAGACGGAAGCCGCGGTTGCCGAGCTGTGGGAACTGCTGCTCAGCGGAGGGCCGTACGGCCGCAGCGACCATTTCTTCGATTGCGGAGGCAACTCGCTGCAGGCTGCATCGCTCGTATCGCATTTTGTGCGGACATTCGGTATTCGGGTCTCCTTGGTCGACCTGTTCGAGCATGCGCAGTTGAAGCAGATGGCGAAGCTGGTGGCTGGACCGCGTACGCAGGCTAGTCCTGAAGAGGCCGCTATGATTAAGGCGGCACCTCAAGCCGAGTTGTACGGGGTATCCTCGGCCCAGCGGCGTATGTATTTCTTGCAGCAATTTGATCCGGCAAGCACGGCGTATAACATCCCGGCGGTGCTGCGGCTTCATGGAGCCCTTGACCGGAACCGGCTGCGCCTGGCGTTCCGGCAGCTTGCGGAGCGGCACGAAGCGCTGCGGACCTGCTTTGTGCTGCAGGACGGCGAGCCGTGCCAACGGATTAACATGGAGGCGGTTGTTCATCTTGAGGAACAAGCGGCCTCTGGTGATGAGCAGCTGCAGAGAGCGATTCGCGGCTTCGTTCGGCCCTTTGATCTTGAACGTGGGCCGTTGTTCCGCGCAGGGCTGATCATAACGCCGGACGGTGAGCAGACACTTGTGTTCGACATTCATCACATTGTTGCGGATGGCGTGTCTGTGAATGTGCTGCTGGATGACTTCCTGGCACTGTATGAGGGAGTGAAGCTGCCTCCGCTGAAACTGCAATATAAGGATTATGCGGTATGGCAGCGGGCTGAGCAGGCGTCCGGCCGTTATGAGGAGCCGCTCCGCGGCTGGCTGCGGCGGTTCGAAGGCGCGGTTCCGAAGCTGGAACTGCCGGTCGATCGTACAAGACCCGCTGTCAAAAGCCAGGAAGGAGCCCAGCTTGTCATCAAGCTGGGCAGGGAACAAGCCGACGGGATCACAAGGCTTGCCCAGCAGGCTGGGGCAACACCGTTCATGGTGCTGCTTGCGGCATATGCGGCCTGGCTGATGAGGCTGTCCCGGCAGACCGATGTCGTGATCGGGACGCCGGTTGCAGGCCGCATGCTTCCCGAGACGGAGCGGATGGTGGGTGTGTTCGTCAATCCACTGCCGATGCGGTTATCGGCAGAGCCTGAGCATACGTTCGTACAGCTGCTCGCATCTGTGAAGGAAGAGGTGCTGCAGGCGCTTGATCGGCAGGATGCACCGTTCGAGGAGCTTGTGGATCGACTGGGACTAGCCCGGGATACGAGCCGCAGCCCGCTATTTGACGCGATGTTCTCGATGCTGAACATGGCTCACGGAGGATTGTCGTCGGCTAATCTAAGCGCCACTCCTGTTTCCTTCGATTTTGGCGTGACCCAATTTGACATCGGCTTGTCGGCACTGGAGGAAGCGGATGGGCTGACATTGACGGTGCAGTATGCAGCGGCCATCTATCGGCCGGATACGATGGAGCGCTGGATAGATGCGTTCCTTGCGATTGTGGACAGCATCCTTCGCGATTCGGGTGTGAAGCTGGCGGACATCGACCTGATGTCCGAGGCGGAGCGCCAGGTCGTGACGGAGCAGTTCAACGCGACGGAGGCGGCGTTCCCGGCTGAGCTGACGCTGCCGGACATGTTCCGCCAGCAGGCGGAGCGAACGCCGGAGAGGATCGCGGCGGTGTTCGGGGACGGCGAGTCGCTGACCTACCGCGAGCTGGACGCTCGGGCGAGCCGGATTGCGCGGACGCTGCTGGACAGCGGACTCGCGCCGGAGGAGCCCGTGGGCCTGATGGCCGAGCGTTCATCGGCCATGCTCGCCGGGATGCTCGGCATTCTGAAGGCAGGCGGCGCGTATGTGCCGCTGCCACCAGCGTTCCCGGCGGAGCGGCTGCGCTACATGGCGGACGACTGCGGCCTTCGCATCGTCTGCACGCAGCGGCAGTGGCTGTCCGCGGCGGAGCAAGCGGCACCGGAGGCACGGTTGCTGGATCTGGACGATGCGGGTTCGTCCGCCAAGAATATCGGCGCAGCTGCCGATATTCCCGCAGGCTTGGCGAAGCCGGAGGGACTAGCCTATATCCTGTACACGTCCGGTTCAACAGGACGTCCAAAGGGCGTTATGATCCGCCATCGGTCGGTGATCAACCGGCTGAACTGGATGCAGAAGGCGTATCCGCTCGGGAAGGAGGACGTCATCCTGCAAAAGACCCCATACAGCTTCGACGTATCCGTATGGGAGCTGTTCTGGTGGGCGCTGGCAGGAGCCAGCGCGGCGTTCCTGGAGCCGGATGCGGAGAAGGATCCGGGAGCGATAGCCGAAGCGATCGCGAAGCATAAGGTAACGACGATGCACTTTGTGCCGTCGATGCTGGCAGCGTTCCTGGAAGCCGCGCAGCAGGAGCCGCAGGAGCTGCTTCGGGAGCGTCTCGGAACACTGAAGCACGTGTTCGCGAGCGGGGAGGCACTGCACCGGTCGCATGTTGACCGCTTCTACGCGCTGCTTCGTCCGTTGGGTCTTACTGATGTGAAGCTTATCAACCTGTATGGCCCGACTGAGGCAACGGTAGACGTCACCGTCCACGAATGCGAAGCGGAGAGCGAGCTGGACTTTGTCCCGATTGGCCGCCCGATTGACAACACATCGCTGTATGTCATCAGTGATGGCGGACAACCGTTGCCGATTGGCGTGCCGGGCGAGCTCTGCATCGCGGGTGTGCAGTTGGCGGCGGGATATGTGAACTGTCCGGATCTGACGGCGGAGAAATTCGTGCCGCACCCTTATAAGCCGGGTGAAGTGATGTACCGGACGGGTGACTTGGCAAGATGGATGGCGGACGGCCAGCTTCAATACCTGGGCCGGATCGATGATCAGGTGAAAATTCGGGGTTACCGGATTGAGCTTGGAGAGATCGAACGAACACTGCTGCTGCACGATGCGGTATCCGAAGCGGTCGCAGCGGTGCGGGAGGATGGCCGAGGCGGGCAGCGCCTGATCGGCTACATCGTAGCGGACCGGGATTGTCCGGCGGTTGAACTGCGGAAGCACTGTGGAGACAGGCTGCCAACGTATATGATCCCGGAGGCATTCGTGCAGCTTGAAGCCATGCCGCTGACAGCCAGTGGCAAAGCGGACCGCAAGTCGCTCCCAGAGCCGGAGAGCGAGCTGTCAACCGGAACGGCATATGCCGCGCCGACAACGGAGACGGAAGTGAAGCTGGCTGATCTGTGGGCCGAGCTGCTCGGCTGTGACAAGGTAGGCACCAATGACAACTTCTTCGAGCTCGGCGGTCATTCTTTGAAGGCGGCTGCGCTAACCGCGGCGATCCAGCAGCACTTCGCTGTTCGTCTGCCGCTGAAGGATATGTTCGTGTACCCGACCATCCGCGAGCTGGCTGCCCATATTCAGTCAGGTAGTCTGGAGGCTGCCACCGCGCCAATTCCGCGAGCTGGATCGAAGCCATATTATCCGGCAATGCCGGCACAGATCCAAATGCTGATGGATGAGGCCCGTACGCCTGGCTCACTGGTCTACCATATCCCGACAGTACTTGCACTTACGGGCAGACTGGATGCGGACAAGCTGAGAGCTTCGCTTGATAAGCTGATCGAACGCCATGAGGCGCTTCGCCTCACATTCGTACAGGTGGAGGGAACAATCGCGCAGGTTGTCCGTGACCGCATTGAAGCACCTTTTGAAGTCATTGCGCCTTCGGACTTCTTCGGTAGCGATACGACCGGGAACGAGGTGGATGCTGTGCTGCGTTGGCTGAAGCCGTTCAATACGGCAGAAGGCCCGCTGTTCCGGGCATGCCTTGTTCCTCGGGGGGAGGAGCGTTATCTGCTCCTGTTCGATATTCACCATGCTGTCTCTGACGGAACATCGGTTGCACTGCTGATGTCGGAGCTGATCGATCTCTATGAAGACCGCACGCTGCCGCCTGTGCAGGCTCAGATTACTGATTACAGTGAGTGGCTTGCTCATTCACTGACGGCTCAGGAACGGGAGCGCCAGCGTGCTTATTGGCTGCAGCAGTTCGAAGAAGCCGTTCCGGTACTTGCTTGGCCGACAAGGAGAGGACGCGAAGAGCTGGCTGATCCGTCTGCGAGAACGGAAGCCGGGCGGTATCGCTTCAGCATAACCGGAGAGCGTCTGGGTGCGGTGGAACGCTTGGCGCAAGACTCTGGTGCGACCCTATCCATGGTGTTGTTCGCCGCTTACCAAGCACTGCTTGGACATTGGAATGGAACAGCAGATGTCGTTACTGGCGTGCCAACGGCAGGGCGTTCGCACCCGGATTTGGCAAGAACATCCGGTCTGCTGCTTCAGACGTTCGCTGTTCGGAACCGGCCGCAAGTAGCGCTTGCTTTTGCCGATTGGTTGAAGGAAGTGAAGGAAAGCATGCTTCAGGCATTCGATCATGCGGGGCTGACGACGGAAGAACTGATCGGGCTGCTGGATGAACGGGGACAGATTACTTGGGACCCGACCCGTCATCCGCTGTTCGATACAATGTTCGTGATGCAGAATATGGACACTCCGCCGGCACAGAGCGGCGATATGTTATGGGAGACGCTGGATTATCGCTTCACCGGGGCGAAGCTGGATCTTGTGCTGGAAGCCGTGGAACGCGGCGGGCGGCTTGAGCTTGTCTTCGAATATCGCAGCCGATTGTTCCCGGAGGAGACGATCATCCGTATGGCCGAGAACTTCCTGCAGCTTCTGGAGCATGCAGCATCAGAACCTCAGATGACGCTAGAATCACTGGCGGGGATGCTTCCGAGCGTTCTTCCAGAAGGTACGAAGCCTACGGATTCGTCAGCGGCTGTACATGATGGAGGGCAAGAAGAGCTGGATTTATTTGCGGAGGATTTTTCGTTCTAA